In a single window of the Scophthalmus maximus strain ysfricsl-2021 chromosome 18, ASM2237912v1, whole genome shotgun sequence genome:
- the LOC118290483 gene encoding dihydrolipoyllysine-residue succinyltransferase component of 2-oxoglutarate dehydrogenase complex, mitochondrial isoform X1, with translation MLSRSRCVSRTLGRSLSAAKQANYVLLRQGASGVSVCSRIVSRNSLPCEFPSSANIFHIRYFKTSAVRRDEVVTVKTPAFAESVSEGDVRWEKAVGDSVAEDEVVCEIETDKTSVQVPAPAAGVIEELLVPDGGKVEGGTPLFKLRKGAAAAAAAKAAPSPAAEAQAAAPPPPPSPPASTPTAMPTVPPVPPHALQAKPVSAVKPTAAPPAPSPAAAGGRGENRVKMNRMRLRIAQRLKEAQSTCAMLTTFNEVDMSNIQEMRKVHKDAFLKKHNVKLGFMSAFVKAAAHALMDQPAVNGVIDDATKEIVYRDYVDISVAVATPKGLVVPVIRNVETMNFTDIEKAINALGEKARHNELAVEDMDGGTFTISNGGVFGSMFGTPIINPPQSAILGMHGIFDRPVAINGQVEIRPMMYVALTYDHRLVDGREAVTFLRKIKAVVEDPRVLLLDM, from the exons ATGCTATCACGGTCCCGATGCGTGTCCCGGACGCTTGGCCGGTCCCTGTCCGCGGCGAAGCAG GCCAATTATGTGCTGCTCCGACAAGGTGCATCTG gtgtctctgtctgcagcaggaTAGTTTCCAGGAATTCTCTGCC ATGTGAATTTCCATCATCAGCAAACATCTTCCACATCAGATACTTCAAGACATCTGCTGTTCGCA GAGATGAAGTTGTCACAGTCAAAACTCCTGCATTTGCGGAATCTGTTTCAGAGGGAGACGTGAGGTGGGAGAAAG CTGTGGGCGACTCAGTCGCAGAAGATGAGGTGGTGTGTGAAATTGAGACTGACAAG ACGTCAGTACAAGTCCCTGCTCCAGCAGCCGGTGTCATTGAGGAACTGCTGGTGCCCGACGGAGGGAAGGTAGAAGGAGGAACGCCCCTCTTCAAACTCAGGAAAGGAG cagctgctgctgctgccgccaaaGCGGCCCCCTCCCCAGCTGCAGAGGCACAAGCTGCagcccctcctccaccaccatctcctccagcttcaaCCCCCACAGCCATGCCTACAGTGCCCCCAGTGCCACCACATGCTCTCCAAGCAAAACCTG TTTCTGCCGTCAAGCCCACTGCTGCACCTCCAGcaccttctcctgcagcagcaggaggccgaGGAGAAAACAGG GTGAAGATGAACCGTATGAGGTTGAGGATCGCCCAGAGGCTGAAGGAGGCTCAGAGCACCTGCGCCATGCTGACCACCTTCAACGAGGTGGACATGAG CAACATTCAGGAGATGAGAAAAGTCCATAAGGATGCTTTCTTAAAGAAGCACAACGTCAAACTGGGTTTCATGTCAGCGTTCGTGAAGGCTGCCGCACACGCTCTGATGGACCAACCTGCTGTCAATGGCG TCATTGATGATGCAACTAAAGAGATCGTCTACAGGGATTATGTGGACATAAGTGTCGCCGTGGCAACGCCAAAG GGGCTTGTTGTACCAGTGATCCGTAACGTTGAGACCATGAACTTCACTGACATTGAAAAAGCCATTAATGCGCTGGGAGAAAAG GCTCGTCACAATGAGCTCGCTGTTGAAGACATGGACGGAGGAACTTTCACAATCAGTAACGGCGGTGTGTTTGGCTCCATGTTCGGGACGCCCATCATCAACCCTCCCCAGTCTGCCATCCTGGGCATGCACGGCATCTTCGACCGACCAGTCGCCATAAACGGCCAG GTTGAGATCCGGCCCATGATGTACGTGGCGCTGACGTACGACCACAGACTCGTCGACGGCAGAGAAGCTGTCACTTTCTTGCGCAAGATCAAAGCGGTGGTGGAAGATCCACGAGTGCTGCTTCTGGACATGTGA
- the LOC118290483 gene encoding dihydrolipoyllysine-residue succinyltransferase component of 2-oxoglutarate dehydrogenase complex, mitochondrial isoform X2 — protein sequence MLSRSRCVSRTLGRSLSAAKQANYVLLRQGASGVSVCSRIVSRNSLPCEFPSSANIFHIRYFKTSAVRRDEVVTVKTPAFAESVSEGDVRWEKAVGDSVAEDEVVCEIETDKTSVQVPAPAAGVIEELLVPDGGKVEGGTPLFKLRKGAAAAAAKAAPSPAAEAQAAAPPPPPSPPASTPTAMPTVPPVPPHALQAKPVSAVKPTAAPPAPSPAAAGGRGENRVKMNRMRLRIAQRLKEAQSTCAMLTTFNEVDMSNIQEMRKVHKDAFLKKHNVKLGFMSAFVKAAAHALMDQPAVNGVIDDATKEIVYRDYVDISVAVATPKGLVVPVIRNVETMNFTDIEKAINALGEKARHNELAVEDMDGGTFTISNGGVFGSMFGTPIINPPQSAILGMHGIFDRPVAINGQVEIRPMMYVALTYDHRLVDGREAVTFLRKIKAVVEDPRVLLLDM from the exons ATGCTATCACGGTCCCGATGCGTGTCCCGGACGCTTGGCCGGTCCCTGTCCGCGGCGAAGCAG GCCAATTATGTGCTGCTCCGACAAGGTGCATCTG gtgtctctgtctgcagcaggaTAGTTTCCAGGAATTCTCTGCC ATGTGAATTTCCATCATCAGCAAACATCTTCCACATCAGATACTTCAAGACATCTGCTGTTCGCA GAGATGAAGTTGTCACAGTCAAAACTCCTGCATTTGCGGAATCTGTTTCAGAGGGAGACGTGAGGTGGGAGAAAG CTGTGGGCGACTCAGTCGCAGAAGATGAGGTGGTGTGTGAAATTGAGACTGACAAG ACGTCAGTACAAGTCCCTGCTCCAGCAGCCGGTGTCATTGAGGAACTGCTGGTGCCCGACGGAGGGAAGGTAGAAGGAGGAACGCCCCTCTTCAAACTCAGGAAAGGAG ctgctgctgctgccgccaaaGCGGCCCCCTCCCCAGCTGCAGAGGCACAAGCTGCagcccctcctccaccaccatctcctccagcttcaaCCCCCACAGCCATGCCTACAGTGCCCCCAGTGCCACCACATGCTCTCCAAGCAAAACCTG TTTCTGCCGTCAAGCCCACTGCTGCACCTCCAGcaccttctcctgcagcagcaggaggccgaGGAGAAAACAGG GTGAAGATGAACCGTATGAGGTTGAGGATCGCCCAGAGGCTGAAGGAGGCTCAGAGCACCTGCGCCATGCTGACCACCTTCAACGAGGTGGACATGAG CAACATTCAGGAGATGAGAAAAGTCCATAAGGATGCTTTCTTAAAGAAGCACAACGTCAAACTGGGTTTCATGTCAGCGTTCGTGAAGGCTGCCGCACACGCTCTGATGGACCAACCTGCTGTCAATGGCG TCATTGATGATGCAACTAAAGAGATCGTCTACAGGGATTATGTGGACATAAGTGTCGCCGTGGCAACGCCAAAG GGGCTTGTTGTACCAGTGATCCGTAACGTTGAGACCATGAACTTCACTGACATTGAAAAAGCCATTAATGCGCTGGGAGAAAAG GCTCGTCACAATGAGCTCGCTGTTGAAGACATGGACGGAGGAACTTTCACAATCAGTAACGGCGGTGTGTTTGGCTCCATGTTCGGGACGCCCATCATCAACCCTCCCCAGTCTGCCATCCTGGGCATGCACGGCATCTTCGACCGACCAGTCGCCATAAACGGCCAG GTTGAGATCCGGCCCATGATGTACGTGGCGCTGACGTACGACCACAGACTCGTCGACGGCAGAGAAGCTGTCACTTTCTTGCGCAAGATCAAAGCGGTGGTGGAAGATCCACGAGTGCTGCTTCTGGACATGTGA
- the LOC118290486 gene encoding jun dimerization protein 2 codes for MMPGQIPDPSMAAGSLPSLGPLAGISATTLTDQLKLADFRQLGTMLSPLHFLGRLGKRPLAIKTEMDEDEDRRKRRREKNKVAAARCRNKKKERTDFLQRESERLEMVNSDLKAQIEELRLERQQLMVMLNLHRPTCIVRTDSVKTPESEANPLLEQLSTDTK; via the exons ATGATGCCGGGACAGATACCGGACCCTTCGATGGCGGCGGGCTCCCTGCCGAGCCTGGGCCCGCTGGCGGGCATCTCGGCCACCACGCTCACGGATCAGCTCAAGCTGGCTGACTTCCGCCAACTGGGCACCATGTTGTCCCCGCTGCACTTCCTGGGGAGGCTGGGGAAGAGGCCGCTGGCCATCAAGACAGAG atggACGAAGATGAGGACAGGAGGAAACGAAgacgagagaaaaacaaagtagcAGCAGCGCgatgcagaaacaaaaagaaggaacGGACTGACTTCCTTCAAAGG GAATCGGAGCGTCTGGAAATGGTGAACTCGGACCTGAAGGCCCAGATCGAGGAGCTCCGACTGGAGAGGCAGCAGCTGATGGTGATGCTCAACCTCCACCGGCCCACTTGCATCGTGAGGACCGACAGCGTCAAGACACCCGAGAGCGAGGCCAACcctctgctggagcagctgtcCACTGACACAAAGTGA